The genomic DNA CGGACTCGGCCACGTCGACGTGCAGTCCGCCGGCGGCGCTGGTCGCGTCAACCACAATGAGCGATCCCTCGTCCGCCCCGGCAACCCGCTGCACCGGGGCGGCCACGCCGGTCGAGGTCTCGTTTTGCGGCCACGCGTAGAGGTCTACCCCGGCCTCCGCCTCGGGGGCGGGCCGCGTCCCGGGCTCCGAGGTAATGATGGAGGAGTCGGCCAAGAAGGGGGCGTTGTGGGTGGCCTTGGCGAATTTCGAGCCGAACTCGCCGAAGGACAGGTGCTGGGCCTTGTTCTCGACGAGGCCGAACGCCGCGGTGTCCCAAAAGGCCGTCGAGCCGCCGACGCCGAGGACGACTTGGTAGCCCTCGGGCGCCTGGAACAGCTCCAGCAAGCCCTCCTGGACGGACTTGACGAGATTCTTCACGGGCGCCTGACGGTGAGAGGTTCCCAGCACCGTGGACCCTGCGGCGATCAGGGCATCAAGCTGACCCTGCCGGACCTTCGACGGGCCGGCACCAAAGCGTCCATCGGTGGGTAGCAGGTGGGAGGGGATGGTTAGTGATTCGCTCACGCGTGGCTCCTGCGATTGTGCTCTGCTGTTCTGCCCGGCAGCGGCGTGGCCGGGCGGCGCGGATCCTTCGGATCGCGCAATGCATCGCTTCCATGTTCGCCCACGGCGGGGCGGAGAAGTGAACCGGCCGCGGATTGTTAACGCGCGGTAGAGTGTTGTTTGCTGTAATCCATTCGTCGCACGCCTCCCGGGAGACACCTAAGTGACAGACCTGATCGATACCACGGAGATGTACCTGCGGACCGTTCTGGAGCTCGAGGAAGAGGGGATCACCCCGCTGCGCGCCCGGATCGCCGAACGCCTGGGCCACTCCGGACCGACCGTGTCACAGACTGTGGCTCGCATGGAGCGCGATGGCCTGCTGGTGGTCTCTAGTGATCGTCACCTTGAGCTGACCGATGCCGGCCGTCAGCTGGCCACTGAGGTGATGCGCAAGCACCGCCTTGCGGAGCGGTTGCTCGCCGACGTCATTGGGCTCGACTGGGAGTACGTCCACGACGAAGCCTGTCGGTGGGAGCACGTCATGAGTGAGCGCGTCGAGCGGCGCCTCTACGATCTGTT from Zhihengliuella flava includes the following:
- the serC gene encoding phosphoserine transaminase, which translates into the protein MSESLTIPSHLLPTDGRFGAGPSKVRQGQLDALIAAGSTVLGTSHRQAPVKNLVKSVQEGLLELFQAPEGYQVVLGVGGSTAFWDTAAFGLVENKAQHLSFGEFGSKFAKATHNAPFLADSSIITSEPGTRPAPEAEAGVDLYAWPQNETSTGVAAPVQRVAGADEGSLIVVDATSAAGGLHVDVAESDVYYFAPQKNFASDGGLWLALFSPAALERAERIAATDRWVPDFLNLKTAIDNSAKNQTYNTPSLSTLVTLDDQITWLNSQGGLAWASARTADSASRVYDWAAASEVATPYVVNPDERSNVIATIDFDASVDASAISTALRANGVVDTEPYRKLGRNQLRIATFVSIEPDDVTALTRCIDYVLENL
- a CDS encoding metal-dependent transcriptional regulator, translated to MTDLIDTTEMYLRTVLELEEEGITPLRARIAERLGHSGPTVSQTVARMERDGLLVVSSDRHLELTDAGRQLATEVMRKHRLAERLLADVIGLDWEYVHDEACRWEHVMSERVERRLYDLLGRPDESPYGNPIPGLDALGGPAGSDFGHGVQNLDDAVAAGLTGPVRVLRLAETIQVDPVLLGQLNEGGIRPGAVVTLESATDYVVVRVEGVDGALELPTEVSAHVFVEDGQ